A window of Rhizobium sp. CC-YZS058 genomic DNA:
GTCGCGCCGCGTCACCGGCTACGAGATCGTGCCGCTGGCGGTTCTGGACCGTCCGCGCGTCGATGTGACCTTGCGTGTCTCCGGCTTTTTCCGCGATGCCTTCCCCGACCAGATCGCGCTTTTCGACAGTGCGGTAAGGGCCATCGGCGCGCTGGACGAGGAGGATGCGGACAATGCGATCGCCGCCCGCATCCGCCGCGAGGTGGCAGCGATGACGGAGAAGGGCGTGCCGGCAACGCTGGCGGAACGCCGAGCCTCCTACCGCGTGTTCGGGGCCAAGCCGGGCGCCTATGGCGCGGGGCTGCAGGCGCTGATCGACAGCGATGCCTGGGAAGAGACCGGCGAGCTGGCCGATGCCTATCTCACATGGGGCGGCTATGCCTATGGGGCGGGCGAGGACGGCAAGCGCGAGCGCGACCTGTTCGAAGCGCGCCTGTCCACCGTTCAGGCCGTGGTGCAGAACCAGGACAACCGCGAACACGACCTGCTCGACAGCGACGACTACTACCAGTTCGAGGGCGGCATGAGCACGGCGGTGCTGGCCCTGACAGGCGCCCGGCCCGCCGCCTACCACAACGACCACTCCCGTCCCGAGCGGCCGGTGATCCGCTCGCTGGAGGAGGAGCTGGCGCGGGTGGTGCGCGCACGCGCCGTCAATCCGAAATGGATCGCCGGCATGATGCGGCATGGCTACAAGGGCGCCTTCGAGATCGCCGCAACGGTCGATTATCTCTACGCCTTCGCCGCCACCACCGGCGCGGTCCGCGATGCCCACTTCGAGGCGGTCTACAATGCCTATGTGGCCGACGAGACGGTGCGCCGCTTCATGGAGCAGCACAATCCGGCCGCATTCCGCGAGATGACGCAGACGCTGATCCGCGCCATTGATCGGGGGCTCTGGCGGCCGCGCTCCAACTCCGCACGCTTCGATCTGAGCGAGGCGGGACAGCAGAAACTGGCCTCCTGACGGCAGGCGACGAAGGACGATGGGAAGAGGGACGATGAGCGACATCACCGACAGGGAGCCGACATCCGGCGCGCAGCCGGAAGGGGCACAGCAGCAGGCCGCGGAGGGCCTTGCGCCGGACGACGCCCGCCACGCCATGAAGATGGCGAAGAAGAAGACGGCGCGCGAAAAGATCATGGCGACCAAGACGGGCGAGAAGGGCCTGATCATCGTCCACACCGGCAAGGGCAAGGGCAAGTCCACCGCCGGCTTCGGCATGATCTTCCGCCACATCGCCTATGGCATGCCTTCGGCCGTGGTACAGTTCATCAAGGGCGCGTGGGAGACCGGGGAGCGCACCCTAATTGAACGGAATTTTCCCGATCTCTGCCAGTTCTACACTCTGGGCGAGGGATTTACCTGGGACACGCAGGACCGGGCCCGCGATGTTGCCATGGCGCAGAAGGCCTGGGAGGTTTCCAAGACCCTGATCC
This region includes:
- the cobO gene encoding cob(I)yrinic acid a,c-diamide adenosyltransferase, which produces MSDITDREPTSGAQPEGAQQQAAEGLAPDDARHAMKMAKKKTAREKIMATKTGEKGLIIVHTGKGKGKSTAGFGMIFRHIAYGMPSAVVQFIKGAWETGERTLIERNFPDLCQFYTLGEGFTWDTQDRARDVAMAQKAWEVSKTLIRDPRNSMVLLDEINIALRYDYLDMGEVVRFLQEEKPPMTHVVLTGRNAREELIEIADLVTEMELIKHPFRSGIKAQKGVEY